One Carassius auratus strain Wakin chromosome 4, ASM336829v1, whole genome shotgun sequence DNA segment encodes these proteins:
- the LOC113062777 gene encoding ATP-dependent DNA helicase Q1-like — MANNVDDAQAELDSVEAELEMVELQISELLEKQTKLNSRKNKLLQVLEGACSSAQPSGSSKPPKPSFSKQDLKHYEESGFSWSEEVQAKLASVFQLTKFRPLQRTAINLSMSGKDLFLVMPTGRGKSLCYQLPALCSKGYTLVIAPLVSLMEDQLMYLKSVNVPAVTLNSSSTKEDSKRVLAGMIDKNSPFKLLYVTPEKIAKSKLLMSKLEKAYNMSLLARIAVDEVHCCSQWGHDFRPDYKLLGILKRQFPKVPLVGLTATATSSVLKDCQKILCVQEPITLTAPFNRPNLYYEVRFKDSDDCTDQIAQLIRERYKNQSGIVYVFSQKDAEAVATDLQKRNILAQPYHANMEPSDKSLVHQRWSSKKIQVVVATVAFGMGIDKADVRFVIHHTISKSIENYYQESGRAGRDDGSADCIVFFGFADIFRISSMVVMENTGQQKLQNMVAYCQNVDRCRRAMMAVHFDEVWDDDECNQMCDVCRHGNEYITMDITKQARDVVTIVEMASSVDEKLTPLKVCDAWLGKGPAKHRKTIKVTSLSRLEVESIIIHLLLHGYFSEDFSFTPYTTHFYLKLGRKAALLKNENHSITMKMRRMMSQATVKKVSESAGEKSSAKVEGKRPADSDGKKSVAKKVKTLP; from the exons ATGGCGAATAATGTTG ATGATGCTCAAGCAGAACTGGACTCGGTGGAGGCAGAGTTGGAGATGGTGGAACTGCAGATCTCTGAGCTGCTGGAGAAACAGACGAAGCTGAACTCCCGGAAAAACAAACTCCTGCAGGTCCTGGAGGGAGCCTGCAGCTCGGCGCAGCCCTCTGGATCCAGCAAACCTCCCAAACCATCCTTCAGCAAACAGGACCTAAAGCACTATGAGGAGTCAG GTTTCTCATGGTCTGAAGAAGTGCAGGCGAAGCTGGCTAGCGTGTTCCAGCTCACCAAATTTCGCCCCCTGCAACGGACGGCCATAAATCTCAGCATGTCAGGGAAAGACCTTTTCCTGGTAATGCCCACTGGACGAGGAAAAAGCCTGTGTTACCAACTGCCAGCCCTCTGCTCTAAGG GTTATACATTAGTTATCGCCCCATTGGTGTCTCTAATGGAGGATCAGCTGATGTATCTGAAGTCCGTTAATGTCCCGGCAGTGACTCTCAATTCTTCCAGTACAAAG GAGGACTCTAAGCGTGTCTTGGCAGGGATGATAGATAAAAACAGCCCCTTCAAGTTGCTCTATGTAACCCCTGAGAAAATCGCCAAGAGCAAACTACTGATGTCCAAACTCGAAAAGGCCTACAACATGAGTCTGTTGGCACGCATCGCCGTTGATGAAGTTCACTGCTGCAGTCAGTGGGGGCATGACTTCCGACCAG attacaaGCTTCTGGGTATCCTAAAGCGCCAGTTCCCTAAAGTCCCATTGGTCGGACTGACTGCCACAGCAACCAGCAGCGTCCTTAAAGATTGCCAGAAGATTCTGTGTGTTCAGGAACCCATCACTCTGACAGCACCGTTCAACAGACCAAACCTTTACTATGAG GTTCGTTTTAAAGATAGCGACGACTGTACCGACCAAATTGCACAACTGATTAGAGAAAGATACAAAAACCAATCAG GAATCGTGTATGTGTTCTCCCAGAAGGATGCAGAAGCCGTGGCTACAGACCTGCAGAAGAGAAACATTCTTGCTCAGCCATACCACGCCAACATGGAGCCTTCAGACAAGTCTCTGGTGCATCAGCGGTGGTCCTCCAAGAAGATCCAG GTGGTCGTTGCCACTGTGGCTTTTGGGATGGGCATTGACAAGGCAGATGTTCGATTTGTTATCCATCACACCATCAGCAAATCTATCGAAAATTACTATCAGGAGAGTGGACGTGCAG gaagGGATGATGGCTCGGCAGACTGTATTGTATTCTTCGGGTTTGCAGACATCTTTAGAATAAGCAGTATGGTTGTGATGGAGAACACTGGGCAGCAGAAGCTACAGAATATGGTGGCATATTGTCAAAATGTGGACCG GTGCCGGCGTGCTATGATGGCTGTTCATTTTGATGAAGTTTGGGATGATGATGAGTGCAACCAAATGTGTGATGTTTGTCGACACGGCAATG agTACATCACAATGGACATCACCAAACAAGCTCGAGACGTTGTCACCATAGTAGAAATGGCCAGCTCTGTGGATGAAAAGTTGACCCCTCTGAAAGTCTGTGATGCTTGGTTGGGAAAAGGGCCTGCCAAGCATCGCAAAACGATAAAGGTCACGTCACTGTCACGCTTGGAAGTGGAGTCCATTATCATCCACCTTTTGTTGCATGGCTACTTTAG TGAGGACTTTAGCTTCACTCCCTACACAACCCACTTCTACTTAAAGCTGGGCCGTAAGGCAGCTCTCCTGAAGAATGAGAATCACTCCATCACTATGAAGATGAGGAGAATGATGTCACAAGCTACT GTAAAGAAAGTGTCAGAAAGTGCTGGGGAGAAAAGTAGTGCCAAAGTAGAGGGAAAGAGACCAGCTGACAGTGACGGCAAAAAATCAGTGGCCAAGAAAGTCAAGACTCTTCCCTAG
- the itfg2 gene encoding KICSTOR complex protein ITFG2 — MRSVSYVQRVSLDFTGTIFPHAICLGDADNDSLNELVVGDSSGKLYIYKNDDSKPWMTRTCVGMLTCVGVGDVCNKGRNFVVAVGAEGWFHLFDISAAAAKADSSSQQDGSLGDEQKPSYTQHIPANTKVMLISDIDGDGRCELVVGYTDRVVRAFRWEEPSDATDLSSGQLVLLKKWLLEGQVDSLSVNPSPEGLPELMVSQPGCGYAILMCSWTQEGAAGPGDENTATPSREGPSRDVVLHLTSGRIHNKNVSTHLIGSIRRGSKDDSSKGGLFALCTLDGTLKLMDSSEKLLWSVQVDHQLFALQKLDVTGDGREEVVACAWDGQTYIIDHARMVVRFQFDENVNAFCAGQYACKDGRNSPCLVYVSFNHKIYVYWRVELERMEPTNLLSVLEERPEYSDLLHRLGVDISDTVAVRKLIGDVLYGNIAKDDTE, encoded by the exons ATGCGCTCGGTCAGTTATGTGCAGCGCGTGAGTTTAGACTTCACCGGAACAATCTTTCCTCACGCCATCTGTCTCGGAGATGCAGATAACGACTCC TTGAATGAGCTGGTGGTAGGAGACAGTAGTGGGAAGCTGTACATTTATAAAAACGATGACAGTAAGCCCTGGATGACGCGAACATGTGTGGGCATG TTAACGTGTGTAGGAGTGGGAGATGTTTGCAACAAAGGAAGG AACTTTGTTGTGGCGGTGGGTGCGGAGGGCTGGTTTCACCTGTTTGATATCAGCGCTGCTGCAGCCAAGGCAGACTCCTCTAGTCAGCAGGACGGTTCGCTCGGGGACGAGCAGAAGCCCAGTTACACCCAGCACATCCCCGCTAATACCAAAGTGATGCTCATCAGTGATATCG ACGGAGACGGGCGCTGTGAGCTTGTCGTTGGCTACACGGACCGGGTGGTGCGGGCGTTCAGGTGGGAGGAACCCTCTGATGCTACAGACTTGAGCTCTGGTCAGCTGGTCTTACTGAAGAAATGGCTTCTGGAGGGTCAG GTTGACAGTCTCTCAGTTAACCCGAGTCCAGAAGGTCTTCCTGAACTAATGGTGTCTCAGCCCGGCTGTGGCTATGCGATTCTGATGTGCTCTTGGACACAAGAGGGCGCTGCAGGACCTGGGGATGAAAACACAGCAACTCCCAGCAG GGAGGGTCCTTCCAGAGATGTCGTCCTTCATCTTACCAGTGGACGCATCCATAACAAGAACGTGTCCACTCATTTGATAGGCAGCATCCGCAGAG GTTCTAAGGATGATTCATCTAAAGGCGGCTTGTTTGCTCTGTGCACTCTTGACG GAACGCTGAAGCTCATGGACAGCTCTGAGAAGCTCTTGTGGTCTGTGcaggtggatcaccagctttttGCCCTCCAGAAGCTGGATGTCACT GGTGATGGGAGAGAGGAAGTGGTGGCCTGTGCTTGGGACGGCCAAACTTACATCATCGATCATGCACGTATGGTGGTCCGCTTCCAGTTTGACGAGAATGTGAATGCATTCTGTGCTG GCCAGTATGCATGTAAAGATGGGAGGAACAGCCCCTGCCTGGTCTACGTGAGCTTTAACCATAAGATCTATGTGTACTGGAGAGTGGAGCTGGAGAGGATGGAGCCCACCAACCTGCTGAGTGTGCTGGAAGAGAGACCCGAGTATTCAGACCTGCTTCACAGACTGGGAGTGG ATATCAGTGATACAGTAGCGGTTCGGAAACTCATTGGAGACGTGCTCTACGGGAACATAGCGAAAGACGACACAGAATGA